The nucleotide window TCCAGTTCGTGGTCTCGATTCCGGAAAACTTTACCCGCGATCTATGGCGCGGCGACCGGCCGGCCATCCTGGTCGAAGCCGACGCGACGGATCCCGCCGCCACCGGCAACGCGATCGGTTCGTTGCGGATGCTCGTGAATTCGGCCTTCCAGCACGATTTCAAGGGGCCGCTCGGATTTCTGGCGCGGCAGGAGGATCCGGTGGAGCTGCGCGTGCATGCCCAGTACAATCCCGAGGCCGTCACGCACTACAACATCGTGCCGGGCCTCATGGGTGTGGTGCTGACCATGACGATGGTCGTCATCACGGGGCTGGCCATCACGCGGGAACGCGAGCGCGGCACGATGGAGAACCTCCTCTCCATGCCCACGCGGCCGTTCGAGGTCATGATCGGAAAGCTCATTCCCTACATTCTCGTCGGCTACGTTCAGCTGGGGCTGATTCTGCTGGCCGCTCGCTTTCTGTTCGGGGTGCCGATGGAAGGCAATCTCGTGCTGCTGCTCGCCGCGGCGCTGGTCTTCATCGCCGCCAATCTGGCGGTCGGTATTACCTTTTCTACGATCGCGCAGAATCAGCTTCAGGCGATGCAGATGTCGTTCTTTTTCTTTCTGCCGTCCCTGCTGTTGTCGGGATTCATGTTCCCCTTCCGCGGCATGCCTGCCTGGGCGCAGGCCATCGGCGAAGTCTTCCCGCTGACACATTTTCTGCGGATCGTCCGGGGCATCCTGCTCAAAGGCAACGGGGTCGAGGAGGTCTTGTTACAGCTCTGGCAAGTCGCCCTGTTCGCCGCGGTGGCACTGACCATCGGGGTCACGCGCTTCAAGCAAACTCTCGACTGAGCGGGTGGGTTCCGTCAGCCCAAGGCCGCCCAGATCTTTTGGGCGTTCTCGCCGGTGAAGGTCATGTCGTCCTGCGCACTGGAGCTGCGCTCGAAATAGAGATGCAGCAAGCCGCCGCCGTAATGGGCTTCGCGCACGAGATCCAGATTGATCGCCACCTCTCCGGCCCGTTCCTCATCCTTCACCTTGACGAATCGCATGCAGGTCTCCTTTTTTTGGCGATGAGTCGGCCCGGTGCGACGGCAGGCTCGGTCAAGTGAGCCGTTGATCCGGGCACCGTACGGTAGGCGGAGAAGAGACGTGAGTCAAGCCGGAGAAGCCGACTGCCATCACATACGGCCGGCTTTCATGTTGGCGGGCACGGCAATGTCAATCTTCGCCGGCAGCGGCACCCGGCGTTTGCTCATCATGTCGACGAAGGTGTCCAAGTCGATGGCTAAATTGAGCCGCAGATTGAACCGCTTTTCTTCTCCGATGGTCGACGCCACGCGGCCGGTATAGTCGTGCCCCGGATACAGCACCGTCTCGTCCGGCAGAGTGAACAGCTTGGTATGGACAGATTCGAAGAGTCTCTTTGACGAGCCGCCCTGGAGATCCGTCCGGCCGTTTCCCCGAATGAACACCGTATCCCCGGTGAACACCGCGCCTGGCAGGAGATAGCTGGTGCAGCTGTCGGTGTGTCCGGGGGTCGCCAGGGCTCTGATCGAGGTGGCTCCGAACGTGAGATCCTTCCCGTCGTAGAGAAAGCGGTCCGCTCCCGTGACCACGCCTTCGGCGGCCCCTCCGTAGACGATCGGCGCGCCGGTTCGATCCTTGATGGCCGAGGCTCCGGTGATATGGTCGGCGTGGATGTGGGTTTCCACCGCGTAAGCCAGGGTCAGGTCCAACTCCTTCAGCAGCAACAGATCCCGGTCGACGTTTTCCAGCACCGAATCGATGATGACCGCCAGCCGCGACGCCCCGTCGGCCACGATGTACGTGCGGCTCTCCGCCCGGTCGTCGACGTTCTGGACGTCGTTCACGTCCAGCAACGTCGTGACGGTATAGGTGGCTCGCTCGGTCACGGTGTGAGTCCTCCGGGTAGGCGGTGTGCGGCGGTTCGCCCTCGCTCGGCAAAAACGCGGCTATTCTACTGGCTCGCGCTGGACGAGTCCATGGTCTCGTCGCGAAGGCCTAGCCAGCATTATTCACGACGACTTCTACTGCAACCGCCGATACGCCGCTGCGACAAGCTGACATGCGGTTGTGCGGCATGCCAGCGGGCGGGCTCGCCCCTCGCGGCCTCGACATACTGTTTCAAGTATGCCTCTTCAAGTATGCCTCGACCTCTCGGCGCTCCGCGCGCCCGTCTCGCATGGCGTCTTGGCGGTTTCGTCACGAACTCTCGTGAATAATGCGGGCTAGTGTGGTGTCCCGTAAGGTCCGAAAATATCCGTTCGCCCTGAGCCGGTCGAAGGGCGCCCACGTTCAATGAGTTTCGTTCATGGTTCGACAGGCCTGTCCTGAGCCAGTCGAAGGGCTCACCACGAACGACCTTCTGGGGCGCAACACGAGGCGCAAGCGGTCGAACCGGGCGACGTTCAGATCGTCGCATCGAAGCGTAATTGGTCAGTATCCGCTCGCGTCATGCTCGCCCTCGATCGGTGTCGAGGGCAGGCTCCAGCGGGCATCCACTGCTCGATCATGACTCACTGCTGAGGAGCAGGTCTTGACGGGATTCCCGCTTCCGCGGGAATGACACGCTTCAGGTATGAAGAATCCAGGATTCCGCAGCTGGATTTGGCCTGTGGTGTTGGAAGGGCGATGCGTGCTCCAGTCTGGATATCAGACGATCAGCCCCTGATCGCGTGGTCATGTCGATGATCACGTTGTCATTTCGAACGGAGTGAGAAATCCTTGATTTGCTCGCAAGTTCCCTCGAAAGACTCGTGACAAGGGTCGAAATGACATTCGAGATGAATCTTTGTTTTGCTACTGCGGAATCCGGGTTTATGTGCGTGAGCAGGCTGCTGTCAAGAGAATCAGACTCCCGGATAAGACGCCGGCGCGTTTTGCCCGTACAGTGTGCTCTAGCATTGAAGCGGCGAAGCACGTGACGCGTCGCTGCATGAATCACTCTCATATCAAAGGAGGGCATCATGTCTACCGGCATCATGGTTTCTGAAACGGATCGTCTCAAGGCTCGACTCAAAACGATGTGGATGGCCGGAGATTACGACCGGTTCTCACGCTACATGGAGAGCGGCGCCCGGGAGTTTTACGAGAGGCTCGGTTTGGCGCCCGGATGCCGGGTGCTCGACGTGGGATGCGGATCCGGCCAGGTGGCCCTGATTGCCGCAAAGGACGGGCTGGGGGTCACCGGAGTCGATATCGCGAGCAACCTGATCGCGCGGGCGCGCGCACGAGCACAGGCGGAAGGACTTGAGGTGCGCTTCGAGCAAGGCGACGCCGAGTCGCTGTCGTTCGAAGACGGAAGCTTTGACGCGGTGGTGAGTCTGATCGGCGCGATGTTCGCGCCGCGTCCCGAGGTGGTTGCGGGGGAGCTGCTGCGGGTCTGTGTACCGGGGGGCACCATCGCGATGGGCAATTGGACGCCGCAAGGGTTCGTCGGGCAGATGTTCAAGACGATTTCGAAGTTCATTGCACCATCCGGAATGCCCTCACCGTTGCTGTGGGGCGAAGAAGCCGTGGTCCAGGAGCGGCTCGGCCCTGGACTCTCCGACCTGTCCCTCACGCGGCGCCTGTATCCCTTCAGCTATCCGTTTTCTCCGGCGGAGGTGGTGGAAATCTTTCGTCGCTACTATGGCCCGGCCAACCAGGCGTTCGCCTCTCTGGATGCGGAAGGTCGAGAGCGCCTGCGCGAAGAACTCGAAGCGCTGTGGACGTTGCATAACCGGGCCGACAGCGAATGCACTACGGTGTTTGCCGAATATCTGGAGGTGGTCGGCATTCGAGTTTGAGGTCTCAGGAGAGAGCGGGGCGATGGAGCCCGAAGTCGTCGAGTCGGTCCTTGCCGCTGAAGCGTTGCCTGACGGCCGGGGCATTATCCATGG belongs to Nitrospira sp. and includes:
- a CDS encoding ABC transporter permease, with translation MTTRNVFSPARFWAMVVKEFVQMRRDRLTFGMMIGIPLIQLILFGLAINADPKHLPTAVLLADRGPQGRSLLEAIRHSNYFEFVRELRTETEARAAIARGEVQFVVSIPENFTRDLWRGDRPAILVEADATDPAATGNAIGSLRMLVNSAFQHDFKGPLGFLARQEDPVELRVHAQYNPEAVTHYNIVPGLMGVVLTMTMVVITGLAITRERERGTMENLLSMPTRPFEVMIGKLIPYILVGYVQLGLILLAARFLFGVPMEGNLVLLLAAALVFIAANLAVGITFSTIAQNQLQAMQMSFFFFLPSLLLSGFMFPFRGMPAWAQAIGEVFPLTHFLRIVRGILLKGNGVEEVLLQLWQVALFAAVALTIGVTRFKQTLD
- a CDS encoding MBL fold metallo-hydrolase; its protein translation is MTERATYTVTTLLDVNDVQNVDDRAESRTYIVADGASRLAVIIDSVLENVDRDLLLLKELDLTLAYAVETHIHADHITGASAIKDRTGAPIVYGGAAEGVVTGADRFLYDGKDLTFGATSIRALATPGHTDSCTSYLLPGAVFTGDTVFIRGNGRTDLQGGSSKRLFESVHTKLFTLPDETVLYPGHDYTGRVASTIGEEKRFNLRLNLAIDLDTFVDMMSKRRVPLPAKIDIAVPANMKAGRM
- a CDS encoding class I SAM-dependent methyltransferase produces the protein MSTGIMVSETDRLKARLKTMWMAGDYDRFSRYMESGAREFYERLGLAPGCRVLDVGCGSGQVALIAAKDGLGVTGVDIASNLIARARARAQAEGLEVRFEQGDAESLSFEDGSFDAVVSLIGAMFAPRPEVVAGELLRVCVPGGTIAMGNWTPQGFVGQMFKTISKFIAPSGMPSPLLWGEEAVVQERLGPGLSDLSLTRRLYPFSYPFSPAEVVEIFRRYYGPANQAFASLDAEGRERLREELEALWTLHNRADSECTTVFAEYLEVVGIRV